A genomic window from Silene latifolia isolate original U9 population chromosome Y, ASM4854445v1, whole genome shotgun sequence includes:
- the LOC141629110 gene encoding uncharacterized protein LOC141629110, producing the protein MRASSTSRKDHIQDILHRKSLLPADQYTSLEKLVLALVTASYKLRPYFESHTISVITNYPLKTIMRKPELSGRMAKWSVHLSGYDLKFEPRTAIKSQALADFVSDFCPALQTQAEQDILNLEEDKGEQVWELHVDGASNAKGAGVGLVLKSPQGDHIVQAVRCEFKATNNEAEYEALILGPSARISKSDTFGFAVILSL; encoded by the coding sequence ATGCGTGCTAGTAGTACGAGCAGGAAGGATCACATCCAAGATATACTACATCGCAAGTCTCTGCTCCCGGCAGACCAGTACACATCACTAGAAAAACTTGTCCTTGCACTAGTTACTGCATCCTATAAACTGCGTCCCTACTTCGAGTCTCATACTATTTCTGTGATAACTAATTACCCTCTTAAAACTATCATGAGAAAACCAGAATTGTCAGGACGAATGGCTAAATGGTCCGTGCATTTGAGCGGGTacgatttgaagtttgaaccccGTACGGCCATAAAGTCCCAGGCTCTGGCAGACTTTGTGTCTGACTTCTGCCCAGCACTCCAGACCCAGGCCGAACAGGACATCCTGAatctggaagaagacaaaggagaACAAGTATGGGAGTTACATGTGGACGGAGCCTCAAACGCCAAAGGAGCAGGAGTAGGGCTGGTCCTCAAATCACCCCAGGGAGACCACATAGTCCAGGCCGTacgatgtgaattcaaagccacaaacaacgaagcagaatatgaggcaCTAATCCTGGGTCCAAGCGCTCGGATCTCAAAATCGGACACCTTCGGGTTTGCGGTGATTCTAAGCTTATAG